A region from the Misgurnus anguillicaudatus chromosome 7, ASM2758022v2, whole genome shotgun sequence genome encodes:
- the chrm3a gene encoding muscarinic acetylcholine receptor M3: MDFNSTELGLYTPILKQAIYPASSPWSNLQNASLINLSAVDKLNGSYTGVEGQSYDPLGGHSLWQVIIIVVFTGLLSLITIIGNILVMVSFKVNRQLKTVNNYFLLSLAVADLIIGVISMNLYTTYIVTGHWTMGNWACDFWLAIDYVASNASVMNLLVISFDRYFSITRPLTYRAKRTTKRAVMMIGLAWFVSIVLWAPAILFWQYFVGERTVPPDKCYIQFLSEPIITFCTAMAAFYLPVTIMSVLYWRIYKETENRSKELAGLQGSISRFGAAERPHFHLHPAGRSSRRCSSFELGQPGHRHGLSGRLHGWGWKFSGRDRCGPQREADQSSSDSWNNNEVGLSVDHSGSSDEDESAPSTKRAIFSLVLNLPGISAAVNPQVTSCEDLDAASEEDPLRSPIENDGISRSVTNGSKRFVGTISKVQSMSTIQPSTTRMDTGADGTNANKSPPAPISFKEAALAKRFAVRARTQMTKRKRMSLIKEKKAAQTLSAILFAFIITWTPYNIMVLVNTFCNGCIPENLWALGYWLCYVNSTVNPMCYALCNKTFRNTFKMILLCRWDQQQSRPSFHQRPAVRFHRNIPTDST, encoded by the coding sequence ATGGATTTCAACAGCACCGAGTTGGGCCTATACACACCGATCCTGAAACAAGCAATCTACCCGGCATCCTCTCCATGGTCAAATCTCCAAAACGCGAGTCTTATCAACCTCAGTGCTGTTGACAAGCTTAATGGGAGTTATACTGGGGTCGAAGGTCAATCCTATGATCCACTGGGTGGTCACTCGCTATGGCAGGTTATCATCATTGTCGTGTTTACAGGACTTCTTTCTCTCATTACTATCATTGGGAACATATTGGTCATGGTGTCATTTAAGGTCAACCGCCAGTTGAAAACAGTCAACAACTACTTTCTTTTGAGTTTGGCTGTTGCGGATCTTATCATTGGGGTCATTTCGATGAACCTGTACACCACCTATATCGTCACGGGCCATTGGACAATGGGAAACTGGGCTTGTGATTTCTGGTTAGCTATAGACTACGTGGCCAGCAACGCATCTGTTATGAATCTTCTCGTTATTAGCTTTGACCGCTATTTCTCCATCACACGACCGCTGACGTACCGCGCCAAACGTACAACCAAACGAGCAGTGATGATGATCGGCCTGGCATGGTTTGTGTCGATCGTACTTTGGGCGCCGGCCATTTTATTCTGGCAGTACTTCGTAGGCGAAAGGACCGTTCCACCAGATAAATGCTACATTCAGTTTCTCTCCGAGCCAATTATTACGTTTTGCACCGCTATGGCCGCTTTCTACCTGCCCGTGACGATAATGAGCGTCCTGTACTGGCGAATATACAAAGAGACCGAGAACCGCTCAAAGGAGCTTGCGGGATTACAAGGCTCCATCAGCCGGTTTGGCGCTGCAGAGCGACCTCACTTCCATCTCCACCCAGCTGGGAGGAGCTCACGAAGGTGCAGCAGCTTTGAATTGGGTCAACCTGGCCACAGGCACGGACTAAGCGGGCGACTTCACGGCTGGGGTTGGAAGTTTAGCGGCAGAGATCGATGTGGGCCACAACGGGAAGCGGATCAGAGCAGCAGTGACAGCTGGAACAACAACGAAGTTGGTCTTTCGGTAGATCACTCAGGCTCGTCTGATGAAGACGAGAGCGCGCCGTCCACCAAGCGGGCGATTTTCTCCCTCGTCCTCAACCTGCCCGGCATAAGTGCGGCTGTGAACCCTCAAGTCACTTCCTGTGAGGATTTGGACGCGGCCTCAGAAGAAGATCCATTACGGTCCCCCATAGAGAACGATGGCATTTCGCGTTCCGTTACCAACGGCAGCAAACGATTCGTCGGGACCATCAGCAAAGTTCAATCTATGTCTACCATACAGCCGTCAACGACTAGAATGGATACGGGCGCAGATGGTACCAACGCCAACAAATCTCCACCAGCACCCATCTCTTTCAAAGAGGCAGCCTTGGCGAAGCGCTTCGCGGTCCGTGCAAGGACGCAAATGACCAAGCGGAAGCGCATgtcgcttattaaagaaaagaaAGCGGCACAAACTCTAAGTGCGATTCTCTTTGCTTTCATTATAACATGGACACCTTATAACATTATGGTGCTGGTGAACACTTTCTGCAATGGCTGCATCCCTGAGAACCTGTGGGCGTTGGGCTATTGGCTGTGTTACGTTAACAGTACAGTAAATCCTATGTGCTATGCTCTTTGCAACAAGACTTTTCGCAACACTTTTAAGATGATTTTGCTGTGCCGCTGGGATCAGCAACAAAGCAGACCGAGTTTTCATCAAAGGCCGGCTGTGAGATTTCACAGGAACATACCAACAGATTCCACATAG